Genomic segment of Mastomys coucha isolate ucsf_1 unplaced genomic scaffold, UCSF_Mcou_1 pScaffold5, whole genome shotgun sequence:
GGCTAaaacttcctctccttctcctcctgcctgaTTTCTATCCTGGGTTGAAAGCAGTATGCTGTCCTTGCCACCTCTGGGGCCACCTTCTGACCAGCAGCCCCTGCACATCCCTCCCTGGATCATTTTTTGGGGTAAGTGGGTTGTTTATTTGGTTGAGAAAACCCAAGtttattcctagcacccatgtggagccttactatgtacctctggctggtctcccaagagctgggattaaaaggtgttcATGTCTGGCCCTTGACTTCTAAGAGCTGGTTTTTAGTCCCCTGTAGTTCTCACAGCCTATCCTGTCACATAGGCAGGTAAGGTGTAAGGTTCTCACACCTGACACAGAGCTGGAGCTGGGTCTCTTTGAGCTAAGCTACTTAATGTATTATACAGTTGATCCAGAAAATGTTCCATTTCCAAGAGTGGTTTATTTCAAAACTGTAAAGATacatatattactttttattacaCATAATAAGTAATTTTAAGCTTAAAGTATATAAAgtttcacatttttaaagttaaaaaaatcattttaaagttgtAGAGcatttaaaaagccaaataagCTGGATACATCTTACAACACAGGTTTATACCTTAAATATTCACATTTCAAAAGCTGTTTGTAAAGAccaaaaacagtaaaaattattTACAAGTGCAATGATTATGATGTCTTTGGAAGCAGAGGTTAGCAGGCAGGGAACGGAGGGCTACGCCGGCAGTGAGGTTCAGCGGTCCATGGCATGGGCTGAGGCTGCTGCCCTTTACAGAGTGACCACTGGGGCAGGCACAGCATCAGTACTGTTCCCAAGCACTCCTCCCGGGCAGATGCACTTTCAACTCAAGAGTGAGGAGCAGCACTTGAGCACTGCATccctgagggagggaaggagaaggggccATGAAGCAGCAGAGTCCCACCAGACACTAGCAACTTCCAAGGCTGACTCTGCAGCACGGTTTCCAAGGAACCATGGCTTTGCTGAGATTCACTCAGAACACCTGCAAGTGCTTTTGAAGTATTCTTGCTAATTTTTGAAATGGTATTTGTCACAAGAATTTTTACTAGCACATAACCTggattttaataaaagaaatgactctcaataacaaaataatctGGGAATTAAGTTTTTATAAGAATTAATGCCgagccagtggtggtgcacgcctttaatcttagtacttgggagacagaggcaggcagatttctgagttcaaggccagcctggtctacagagtgagttccaggacagccagggttatacagagaaaccctgtctcgaaaaaccaaaaaaaaaattaatgtttttgtgggtttttttaactTGCATACCCACGTAATGGTCACAACAGCCAAGCTATGGACGAAGAAAATGGGTtggtttttttaaacattaattttatttttgtgtatgttgtatatgccTGTCCGTCTGCCATGAATGTGGTGCCTGCCTGCAGAGTCTAGATAAGGCAAACAGATCCCCCAGGAGCTGGGCCTAGAAATGCAAATGGATGAGCCACCTGATGATGTGTTTGAATGGCGGCTTGAGTCAGGacacaccacactaggcccaaacagttacatgtgtaagaggtttaattgggggaGAAAGACGGGGtagtggtggaaagagaagagggggagagggagagtgagggaggagcactccccatatgtgtgtgtgtgtgtgtgtgtgtgtgtgtgtgtgtgtgtgtgttgacatggtgaccgcaggtaaaggtgggaggtgagcacaatggattctgggaatatggtggctgctGCCTTGGTAACAGGTCTGTGAGTCTATATGATGCCAATACCTGGACATGGGTGGTTTgatcctccagaagagcagcaagcactcctgagccatctctccagccccccaccaaTGGAGTTTTAGTCAGCCACAGAAAGAACAGAATCCCACAGCTTGCAGAAAACAGGCTGAACTGGAGATGACCTGTCCTATTCAGCTTTTAGTCAttcttaaaaataactttcttaAATCAATAAAGTCAACAAAGTTAACTAAAAAGCCTCCTGTAAATTTTGTAGTTGTCTCATTATGTAAGTCTGACTGGCCTGGTGCTTATTGTGTAGACCAGataagccttgaactcacaaagttgtgctaccatgcccagccataAATAGCTTAATGTGGAAATTATTTAAACTCATGATCAGGAGTACAATGGAATTCAGAGCTCACCTTGCATACGGGATGTAGGACAGACTGTACCTGCAAGACAGAGTTAAAGCTGTTGACACTTTCTCTATGCCAAGCCCCCCATTCCCACTGGACACATCTACTGTAGCCACCTGAGCAGCAGAACATAGGCCAGTGGTTCTCTATTGTGACTCCACCTTGGGCAATAGCATTGACTAGGAACTTGTGAGAGACTCCACCTTTCCGGACCTACAGCTCCGAGTCATAAGCAGCTTGTAGACTTTGCTGTGCTGGGGATGGACCCCAGTtcctgtcactgagctacatacacaaCTGACAATGTGCTCAGTAAACTTCAGCAActctgatgctgatgctgaggtCTTTGGCAGAACTACCCTCTTATCTTTCCAGCAAAAGCTAACATTACTAAGTATGGTGACAAGTTTCTAGAGAAAAGCCAATGGGAACACATCAAAGGAAAGCAAAATGTAAGAGAGCAGCCTATGTGATTTAGCCTAAATTATCCACATTCCAATGAAAGAGTCAAGCAACCTTACATGGTGAGTCTGAAATACACTGATGTAGTATCTGTCAGTGGAAAGGTAGAAACAGCCAGAAGAGGAGCTGAGCCCAGCTGGATGACAGGCAATGGGAAAGACgcaaaacaacaaaattgagaaaggcaaggaaaacttgctctgtagtctgACAGGGAACAGGGTGAGGAGTGGCTGGCTGGGGCTTTCCAGTCAGGTgagtggaagcagagagagtcagATGGGGCTATGAGGAGGATGTGGCACCGGAAAGAAGGCCCACAGTAACAACCAGTGGAATGCCTGGGGCACCTACACCTGTGGTGCGCACCCTGTGAGCTTCCTCCGATGAGAATTCAGGTGGCTTTGTCTACATTTCTGATCAGTTCTCTTCCCACAGTAGCCTGCCCCCATAGCCAGTGCACCCTGATACCACAGTTCTCTCTAGAAGTACCAGGGAGGCACTGTTCAGAATGGGCCTCACTCCATCTGACTGTGCAGGAGTCTGGATCACAAGTATAGGCAGGCCTCTATCCCTTTTCTGGGCTCTCTAGAATCTAAACGATGCTTCTAACATCCTAGACAGTTTCCATTCTATAAATGATTTAAGAAGAGACTTACCAGGTCATTGACAAGAACTGCAATATGCAGAAGAGTAAGGCCAGCCCCTTCTTCCGCCACTAGCAACAAACAACACATTCAGGGTTTTAAAAAGTAGCATTATAAATCAGGTTCAATTCTTTGCTTTAAAACAGATatcctgtttatttgtttttatccctatctattttaaaactttaaatactgCCCATGAAAGTAGATTTCCTTTCCAATGTCACCCCTATTATcttaaatactataaaatacacAGCATAAGTGACTGTTACAGTTATGCAAAGGCTGGAAATAGAACTCTTCAAGGTTACAGCTTGATGTATCCTTTCCTAGAATCAGCATTTAAACCCTGGAAAACTCCACAGAGTTACTTACTTACCCTCCTCAAGATTTTGTTCTTTGGAGATGTTTTGCTAcacagcccagactggctttgaacctACAGCAATCCTTCCACCTCACCCTCCCACGTACTGGGATTATAGCATGCACTTTCATGCCTGGCTTcttgaggtttttggttttgcttctttttttgagacagggtttctctgtgtaggcctggctgtcctggaactcactttggcatcaaactcacaagGGTCCCTTGCCTCGACCATCACCCAGaaagtttggtttattttttgcttttgtttgtttgttttttaaaaggccaaTTATACTACTGCAGTCTTCTGGGATAATATAAAGTTCCTACAATGCTCTAAGATAACTGACTTGAGAATTCCTAATCATTGAGGGGAATAAGGTGGGCaggtgctgaggatcaaaacCAGGACTTGTCTCCAGCTTGACAAATGCTttctaccagtgagctacacGCCTAGCCCCTGTCcttaaaggagaagaggagacaaGATGGATTAGTAGGTAAAAGCAATTGTTtggcaagcctgacaacccggcacccacattgtggaagaagagaactggctCTTGCAAGTTatgctctgacttccatatgtgcaCTATggcacaaccacacacatacatggatccCTTAGCTGACCTGTAAgttactatgtagagcaggctgacctcaaactcaaaagagcTGTCTGTCTCAGCCTCTAGGATGCTGATTAAAGATATCACCACTACATGTGGTCCTGATGGAGAATCTTTTTCTTATCTGTTGATCTGCTTGTTGTCTGGACCTACCTTCTCTGGGAGCTTTTCACACTGTGGCTTCCCCCAAAGCACACAGAGAGTCTGCAGCAGGCAAAGCAGAAGACACAGGCCCAGTTTAGGATGCTATCAGAGCAGCAACCAGTCTCAGCATGAGTGTGCTCACAGGGACCTATGCTTAACAACAACCTTACATCTGTTCAGGGACACTGACTCTCCTGAGGGCTTCACGAAACTGGCCTCTGATCTGTTCTAGGACAATGGTGGAGTGGGACAGTGAGCAGATAGCCAGCATGGCTGATGTAACTTACCCACAGAGCAGCACACAGGGTAAATACCAGGCACAACtacagggaaggaaagagttcATGAGAAACCTGAGGTTCTTCAAGGGCCCAACAAAAATGCACAAACTTCTGTATTCATCCGCTTGGATGACATgcaacagaataaataaataaataaataaataaataaataggacaaTGGACTCTGCTGCCACCTTAAAGCCTACAGAAGTTAATACCCGCTGTCCCAGCCCTAAATAATGTGCAGGTCAAGTAAAGGGGAAGACTGGACAGTAAAGTTTAGAGAAGCAAGAGGCTACTCCTGTGTCTTGTTGATGCTCATGACATTGCCAACAGACAGTGCCTGCCAATGGCGGCGCCAATAGCACCAGCATGCTCCATCATGTT
This window contains:
- the Sft2d1 gene encoding vesicle transport protein SFT2A isoform X2, which encodes MKLFAVFYTLGNLAALASTCFLMGPVKQLKKMFETTRLLATIIMLLCLVFTLCAALWWRKKGLALLFCILQFLSMTWYSLSYIPYARDAVLKCCSSLLS